One segment of Anopheles stephensi strain Indian chromosome 3, UCI_ANSTEP_V1.0, whole genome shotgun sequence DNA contains the following:
- the LOC118514409 gene encoding chymotrypsin-elastase inhibitor ixodidin-like isoform X1 encodes MHLSTVVVAMVAVLLTVSVPSNDAAASCPVHPPACGENQVYKQCGTACPATCDNMDTVQGCTKQCVAGCFCVDGYVLNDKGQCIPKCLCPKQYNTY; translated from the exons ATGCACCTTAGTACTGTAGTTGTTGCTATGGTAGCGGTGCTGCTAACCGTCTCGGTACCATCGAACGATGCAG CAGCTTCCTGTCCAGTGCATCCACCGGCGTGTGGTGAGAATCAAGTATACAAGCAGTGTGGTACGGCCTGTCCGGCAACGTGCGACAACATGGACACGGTTCAAGGCTGCACCAAGCAGTGTGTGGCGGGTTGCTTCTGCGTGGACGGCTATGTGCTGAACGATAAGGGACAGTGCATTCCCAAATGTTTGTGTCCGAAGCAATACAATACGTACTAG
- the LOC118514409 gene encoding chymotrypsin-elastase inhibitor ixodidin-like isoform X2 codes for MHLSTVVVAMVAVLLTVSVPSNDAASCPVHPPACGENQVYKQCGTACPATCDNMDTVQGCTKQCVAGCFCVDGYVLNDKGQCIPKCLCPKQYNTY; via the exons ATGCACCTTAGTACTGTAGTTGTTGCTATGGTAGCGGTGCTGCTAACCGTCTCGGTACCATCGAACGATGCAG CTTCCTGTCCAGTGCATCCACCGGCGTGTGGTGAGAATCAAGTATACAAGCAGTGTGGTACGGCCTGTCCGGCAACGTGCGACAACATGGACACGGTTCAAGGCTGCACCAAGCAGTGTGTGGCGGGTTGCTTCTGCGTGGACGGCTATGTGCTGAACGATAAGGGACAGTGCATTCCCAAATGTTTGTGTCCGAAGCAATACAATACGTACTAG
- the LOC118514407 gene encoding cysteine-rich venom protein 1-like has translation MKTTQVLLGLALVISLHLVSVVYAELEHCGVNEKFEFCGPVREASCLEAISVDQDLSEVRYRRNEDTGGCVQGCFCEQGYIRQLMGGQCIRLKECLEVGHHR, from the exons ATGAAGACTACACAAGTTCTTTTGGGTTTGGCACTCGTAATATCGCTTCACCTCGTGAGCGTTGTTTACGCTG AGCTAGAACATTGTGGAGTAAATGAAAAATTCGAGTTCTGTGGACCTGTGCGAGAAGCGTCATGCCTCGAGGCCATTTCCGTCGATCAGGACCTCTCAGAAGTAAGATACCGAAGAAATGAAGATACCGGCGGATGCGTTCAAGGATGTTTTTGTGAGCAGGGCTACATACGACAACTTATGGGCGGACAATGCATTCGTTTGAAAGAATGTCTCGAAGTGGGACATCACAGGTGA
- the LOC118514411 gene encoding chymotrypsin inhibitor-like, translating into MRSARVLLLLAVIALTLATANSASEECGLNEHFNDCAPTYQLYCYSKGEIDTGHCVEACVCDQGFIREHPGGPCITKDKCPPL; encoded by the exons ATGAGGTCCGCCAGGGTACTTTTGCTGTTGGCCGTCATAGCCCTTACTCTGGCCACCGCTAACTCAG CCTCGGAAGAGTGTGGTCTAAATGAGCATTTCAATGACTGTGCGCCTACGTATCAGCTGTACTGCTATAGTAAGGGAGAAATCGATACGGGGCATTGTGTAGAGGCATGTGTCTGTGACCAGGGCTTCATCAGAGAGCATCCCGGTGGACCATGCATCACTAAAGATAAATGCCCGCCACTATAA
- the LOC118514385 gene encoding E3 ubiquitin-protein ligase parkin, translating into MFDLFGFIRELIGSMLAIFSFSKKKLSNSLSVYVKTNTGSTLSVDLQPHMEIKDVKEMVAPRLGLEPQELKIIFAGRELSDTTTISECDLGQQSIIHVVKSRPIAAGQKKSMKPSLNGTISEEPSPDEQPSKPLSETMSELTVLDERNGPTATERKKAHFFVYCSQCEKVCSGKLRVRCGICGSGAFTVHRDPTCWDDVLKRKRITGHCENYEIPCVENDEGEPPFTEFYFKCAEHSSGGEKDFAAPLSLIKTNHKSIPCIACTDVSETILVFPCAAGHVTCLDCFRQYCVTRLLERQFVEHPTGGYTLRCPAGCENSFIEDVHHFKLLNKEQYERYQRFATEEFVLKNGGVLCPQPGCGMGLLVDEECRRIQCQNGCGYVFCRSCLQGYHIGECFETPTPTTPGHEPGYAIDPQRASEARWDEATKIAIKVTTKPCPQCRTATERDGGCMHMVCTRSGCGFEWCWVCQTPWTRDCMAAHWFG; encoded by the exons ATGTTCGATTTGTTTGGGTTCATCCGAGAACTGATTGGCAGCATGTTGGCGATATTTTCGTTCAGCAAAAAGAAGCTCTCGAACTCGCTGAGCGTGTACGTGAAGACGAACACCGGCAGTACGCTGTCGGTCGATCTGCAGCCGCACATGGAAATAAAGGACGTGAAGGAGATGGTGGCGCCACGGTTGGGGCTGGAACCGCAGGAGCTGAAGATCATTTTTGCCGGCCGTGAGCTTTCCGATACGACGACGATAAGT GAATGTGACCTAGGCCAGCAGTCAATAATACACGTCGTGAAAAGCAGACCCATCGCGGCGGGTCAGAAAAAGTCGATGAAACCATCGCTCAACGGAACCATATCGGAGGAACCTTCGCCCGATGAGCAGCCAAGCAAGCCACTGTCCGAGACGATGTCCGAGCTGACGGTGCTGGACGAACGGAACGGGCCCACCGCTACCGAACGCAAGAAGGCACACTTTTTCGTGTACTGTTCACAGTGTGAGAAGGTGTGCAGTGGGAAGCTACGGGTACGGTGCGGTATTTGTGGTAGCGGTGCGTTTACCGTGCACCGGGACCCTACCTGTTGGGACGATGTGCTGAAACGGAAACGAATCACGGGCCATTGCGAAAATTACGAGATACCTTGTGTG GAAAACGATGAAGGTGAGCCACCATTTACGGAGTTTTACTTCAAGTGTGCGGAACACTCGTCGGGCGGCGAAAAGGACTTTGCGGCCCCGTTGAGCTtgatcaaaacaaaccacaaaagcaTCCCGTGCATTGCGTGTACTGATGTGAG TGAAACCATTCTAGTCTTCCCGTGTGCAGCTGGACACGTGACCTGTCTCGATTGCTTCCGCCAGTACTGTGTAACGCGCCTGCTTGAACGACAGTTCGTAGAGCATCCGACCGGCGGTTACACGTTGCGATGTCCGGCCGGCTGTGAAAACTCCTTCATCGAGGACGTTCACCACTTTAAGCTGCTGAACAAAGAGCAGTACGAGCGGTACCAACGATTCGCCACCGAAGAATTTGTGCTAAAGAATGGTGGTGTGCTCTGTCCCCAGCCGGGCTGTGGGATGGGACTGCTGGTAGACGAAGAGTGTCGTCGCATTCAGTGCCAGAACGGTTGTGGG TACGTTTTCTGTCGCAGCTGCCTGCAAGGTTACCACATTGGCGAGTGTTTCGAAACGCCGACACCTACCACACCCGGACACGAGCCCGGGTATGCGATCGATCCACAGCGCGCCTCGGAAGCTCGATGGGACGAGGCAACGAAGATTGCGATCAAGGTGACGACGAAACCGTGTCCCCAGTGCCGGACGGCAACGGAGCGCGACGGTGGCTGTATGCATATGGTTTGCACACGATCCGGCTGCGGGTTCGAATGGTGTTGGGTTTGTCAAACACCCTGGACGCGCGATTGTATGGCCGCCCATTGGTTTGGATAG
- the LOC118514412 gene encoding chymotrypsin-elastase inhibitor ixodidin-like, with the protein MKYTLVVLLLALMALTSAFARDAEGQCRPGEYYDSCGLPCEETCLDPIPENCSYECAQGCYCEEGTIREHIGGDCIPSTSC; encoded by the exons ATGAAGTACACGCTAgtggttttgcttttggcGCTGATGGCACTCACATCAGCATTCGCTCGTGATGCAG AAGGGCAATGTCGTCCCGGAGAGTATTACGACAGCTGTGGGCTACCGTGTGAGGAAACGTGCCTAGACCCCATTCCGGAGAACTGTAGCTACGAGTGCGCCCAAGGATGCTACTGTGAGGAAGGCACAATCCGTGAGCATATAGGTGGCGACTGTATTCCTTCCACATCTTGCTAA
- the LOC118514408 gene encoding chymotrypsin-elastase inhibitor ixodidin-like, whose amino-acid sequence MKPVTMFACLIVLIFSVENVLCACPYAHPYPYPYPSYECGPNEEYQECGTACPKNCLEREDKACTLQCVQGCFCKPGFIRETKDGKCIPECECPCN is encoded by the exons ATGAAACCGGTAACGATGTTCGCTTGTCTGATCGTGCTGATCTTCTCCGTTGAGAACGTGCTGTGCG CTTGCCCTTACGCACATCCGTACCCGTACCCTTATCCATCGTACGAATGTGGACCGAACGAGGAATATCAAGAGTGTGGTACAGCCTGTCCTAAGAACTGTCTGGAACGGGAGGATAAAGCTTGTACCTTGCAGTGTGTGCAGGGGTGCTTCTGCAAGCCCGGATTCATTCGGGAAACGAAGGATGGCAAATGCATTCCGGAGTGTGAGTGTCCCTGCAACTAA
- the LOC118514378 gene encoding hornerin-like isoform X2 has protein sequence MDCCSSSSYGDYRHHSMNGNAFCYPYSPNMLRSASPYPLATGARYGSTDYRSSPLGGYHHHHGGGYDGGAGYDKYYGSYHHASASSYQAGYYGNYPTSYRDYGSYGHYYHQSQSPYARGGGSGGPAGSHGYGGASSSGGSYLYPGRHYPASSLAHPAFGSARESAYYHAQREQHHHQQQQQQYSSFANYGHLPTPYRNGVGPGEHPGGKSHQPSQQPYPPQQTFAGSHNERGMSASGESQTISAGHPSPPNSTLFGAQNGYSSPRPDYTPLPTSSYSSGDSPQHPLAGQQADADEGDGPPTTPTPSTALLGATAEFPHGTKDNRMRKPKERKLHRGYGGGGGSSGRSSRASSPAAVNGLSGSNGAAAATRMKSLDALTNLCWPEEDQFPGRMRKYSTANGLKAKDGSNGRKESNELETAGTASPSRTAGPARRTKKQTPSGGRQSKETKSAAESREKQTNGASPPTTAPAVENKNITPLPGFQQAFGSTEIGKFSEVFFNSSPTSGNSHSPPDLSHHHHHHHPLQLQEHQQQQTQQSQPVPSQSNGTMQQLVMESLNAYESDVDTLSPSQAWDSSGPGPGGGGGGGGDPGYNLPIGTTFHPSYYESSSYSDHAVDSPLGNYFSEMTCNEFVN, from the exons atggattgttgcagcagtagcagctaCGGCGACTACAGACATCACTCGATGAACGGCAACGCGTTCTGCTACCCGTACTCGCCCAACATGCTGCGCAGTGCGTCCCCGTACCCGTTGGCCACCGGCGCCCGATACGGTTCCACGGACTATCGATCTTCTCCGCTCGGTGgctatcaccatcatcacggtGGTGGGTATGATGGTGGTGCCGGGTATGACAAGTACTACGGTAGCTACCATCACGCATCGGCATCAAGTTATCAGGCCGGTTACTATGGTAACTACCCGACGTCCTACCGTGACTATGGAAGCTACGGACACTACTACCACCAGTCCCAGTCACCGTACGCACGTGGTGGAGGTTCGGGTGGACCGGCGGGATCGCACGGGTACGGTGGAGCGTCATCGTCCGGTGGTAGCTACCTATACCCGGGCCGCCATTATCCAGCGTCCTCACTAGCTCATCCAGCTTTCGGTTCGGCCCGCGAATCCGCTTACTATCACGCCCAGCGTgaacagcaccatcaccagcagcagcaacagcagtattCGAGCTTCGCTAACTACGGCCACCTACCAACTCCGTACCGTAACGGAGTGGGCCCCGGTGAGCATCCTGGTGGAAAATCGCATCAGCCATCACAGCAACCGTATCCGCCACAGCAAACCTTCGCCGGAAGTCACAACGAGCGGGGGATGTCGGCGAGTGGTGAGAGTCAAACCATCTCGGCAGGCCATCCATCGCCCCCCAACTCGACCTTGTTCGGTGCGCAGAATGGCTACTCGTCGCCGAGACCCGATTACACGCCGCTGCCAACTTCATCCTACAGTTCGGGTGATAGCCCGCAGCATCCCCTAGCGGGCCAGCAGGCGGATGCGGACGAGGGCGATGGTCCACCAACAACACCCACACCATCGACGGCTTTGCTCGGTGCAACAG CAGAGTTCCCGCACGGCACAAAGGACAACCGTATGCGAAAGCCCAAGGAGCGTAAGCTGCATCGGGGGTACGGTGGAGGCGGTGGCAGCAGTGGCCGTAGTAGCCGTGCCAGCAGTCCCGCTGCAGTGAACGGGTTAAGCGGGAGCAATggtgcagctgcagcgacaAGGATGAAATCACTGGATGCACTTACA AACTTGTGCTGGCCTGAAGAAGATCAGTTTCCCGGACGAATGAGAAAATACTCAACTGCCAACGGATTGAAGGCTAAGGATGGAAGTAACGGTAGAAAG GAAAGCAACGAATTGGAAACGGCCGGCACAGCGTCCCCCAGCCGTACCGCGGGTCCTGCCAGACGCACGAAAAAGCAGACACCTTCCGGCGGCAGGCAATCGAAGGAAACGAAATCAGCCGCCGAAAGTagagagaaacaaacaaacggagcTTCACCACCGACGACCGCACCGGCGGTAGAAAACAAA AACATCACACCATTGCCGGGATTCCAGCAAGCGTTCGGCTCGACGGAAATTGGCAAATTCTCGGAGGTGTTCTTCAACAGTAGTCCTACGTCTGGTAACAGCCATAGCCCGCCAGACCTtagccatcaccatcatcatcatcatccgctgCAGCTCCAggagcatcagcagcaacaaacccAACAGTCCCAGCCGGTACCTTCCCAGTCGAATGGTACGATGCAGCAGCTCGTGATGGAATCGCTCAATGCGTACGAATCGGACGTGGACACGCTTAGTCCGTCCCAGGCATGGGATTCCAGCGGGCCTGgccccggtggtggtggtgggggaggAGGAGATCCGGGATACAATCTGCCGATCGGTACCACCTTCCATCCGTCGTACTACGAATCGTCATCCTACTCCGACCATGCCGTCGATTCGCCGCTGGGCAACTATTTCAGCGAAATGACATGCAACGAGTTTGTGAACTAA
- the LOC118514378 gene encoding hornerin-like isoform X1, with protein MDCCSSSSYGDYRHHSMNGNAFCYPYSPNMLRSASPYPLATGARYGSTDYRSSPLGGYHHHHGGGYDGGAGYDKYYGSYHHASASSYQAGYYGNYPTSYRDYGSYGHYYHQSQSPYARGGGSGGPAGSHGYGGASSSGGSYLYPGRHYPASSLAHPAFGSARESAYYHAQREQHHHQQQQQQYSSFANYGHLPTPYRNGVGPGEHPGGKSHQPSQQPYPPQQTFAGSHNERGMSASGESQTISAGHPSPPNSTLFGAQNGYSSPRPDYTPLPTSSYSSGDSPQHPLAGQQADADEGDGPPTTPTPSTALLGATAAEFPHGTKDNRMRKPKERKLHRGYGGGGGSSGRSSRASSPAAVNGLSGSNGAAAATRMKSLDALTNLCWPEEDQFPGRMRKYSTANGLKAKDGSNGRKESNELETAGTASPSRTAGPARRTKKQTPSGGRQSKETKSAAESREKQTNGASPPTTAPAVENKNITPLPGFQQAFGSTEIGKFSEVFFNSSPTSGNSHSPPDLSHHHHHHHPLQLQEHQQQQTQQSQPVPSQSNGTMQQLVMESLNAYESDVDTLSPSQAWDSSGPGPGGGGGGGGDPGYNLPIGTTFHPSYYESSSYSDHAVDSPLGNYFSEMTCNEFVN; from the exons atggattgttgcagcagtagcagctaCGGCGACTACAGACATCACTCGATGAACGGCAACGCGTTCTGCTACCCGTACTCGCCCAACATGCTGCGCAGTGCGTCCCCGTACCCGTTGGCCACCGGCGCCCGATACGGTTCCACGGACTATCGATCTTCTCCGCTCGGTGgctatcaccatcatcacggtGGTGGGTATGATGGTGGTGCCGGGTATGACAAGTACTACGGTAGCTACCATCACGCATCGGCATCAAGTTATCAGGCCGGTTACTATGGTAACTACCCGACGTCCTACCGTGACTATGGAAGCTACGGACACTACTACCACCAGTCCCAGTCACCGTACGCACGTGGTGGAGGTTCGGGTGGACCGGCGGGATCGCACGGGTACGGTGGAGCGTCATCGTCCGGTGGTAGCTACCTATACCCGGGCCGCCATTATCCAGCGTCCTCACTAGCTCATCCAGCTTTCGGTTCGGCCCGCGAATCCGCTTACTATCACGCCCAGCGTgaacagcaccatcaccagcagcagcaacagcagtattCGAGCTTCGCTAACTACGGCCACCTACCAACTCCGTACCGTAACGGAGTGGGCCCCGGTGAGCATCCTGGTGGAAAATCGCATCAGCCATCACAGCAACCGTATCCGCCACAGCAAACCTTCGCCGGAAGTCACAACGAGCGGGGGATGTCGGCGAGTGGTGAGAGTCAAACCATCTCGGCAGGCCATCCATCGCCCCCCAACTCGACCTTGTTCGGTGCGCAGAATGGCTACTCGTCGCCGAGACCCGATTACACGCCGCTGCCAACTTCATCCTACAGTTCGGGTGATAGCCCGCAGCATCCCCTAGCGGGCCAGCAGGCGGATGCGGACGAGGGCGATGGTCCACCAACAACACCCACACCATCGACGGCTTTGCTCGGTGCAACAG CAGCAGAGTTCCCGCACGGCACAAAGGACAACCGTATGCGAAAGCCCAAGGAGCGTAAGCTGCATCGGGGGTACGGTGGAGGCGGTGGCAGCAGTGGCCGTAGTAGCCGTGCCAGCAGTCCCGCTGCAGTGAACGGGTTAAGCGGGAGCAATggtgcagctgcagcgacaAGGATGAAATCACTGGATGCACTTACA AACTTGTGCTGGCCTGAAGAAGATCAGTTTCCCGGACGAATGAGAAAATACTCAACTGCCAACGGATTGAAGGCTAAGGATGGAAGTAACGGTAGAAAG GAAAGCAACGAATTGGAAACGGCCGGCACAGCGTCCCCCAGCCGTACCGCGGGTCCTGCCAGACGCACGAAAAAGCAGACACCTTCCGGCGGCAGGCAATCGAAGGAAACGAAATCAGCCGCCGAAAGTagagagaaacaaacaaacggagcTTCACCACCGACGACCGCACCGGCGGTAGAAAACAAA AACATCACACCATTGCCGGGATTCCAGCAAGCGTTCGGCTCGACGGAAATTGGCAAATTCTCGGAGGTGTTCTTCAACAGTAGTCCTACGTCTGGTAACAGCCATAGCCCGCCAGACCTtagccatcaccatcatcatcatcatccgctgCAGCTCCAggagcatcagcagcaacaaacccAACAGTCCCAGCCGGTACCTTCCCAGTCGAATGGTACGATGCAGCAGCTCGTGATGGAATCGCTCAATGCGTACGAATCGGACGTGGACACGCTTAGTCCGTCCCAGGCATGGGATTCCAGCGGGCCTGgccccggtggtggtggtgggggaggAGGAGATCCGGGATACAATCTGCCGATCGGTACCACCTTCCATCCGTCGTACTACGAATCGTCATCCTACTCCGACCATGCCGTCGATTCGCCGCTGGGCAACTATTTCAGCGAAATGACATGCAACGAGTTTGTGAACTAA